From the genome of Haemophilus parainfluenzae, one region includes:
- a CDS encoding M15 family metallopeptidase, translated as MKLTPEMLTGKSREHLINLPTPHSPNHFLQAGAMKAFQGLQQSAAKNGFNLQPASSFRDFERQQLIWNGKFNGERKVHDDEGNPLNLASLDDLQKAQAILRWSALPGGSRHHWGTEIDIFDPDLLPQGQSLQLEPWEYESGGYFFELSEFLTENLPHFDFTLPFISQPEGKKVGREPWHISYLPLAEQASRLFTPDVLLQVWQNENVAGKETLITHLPEIFEQYVV; from the coding sequence ATGAAATTAACGCCTGAAATGTTAACCGGCAAATCTCGTGAACATTTGATCAATTTGCCTACACCTCATTCTCCGAATCATTTTTTGCAAGCAGGGGCAATGAAAGCGTTTCAAGGATTGCAGCAAAGCGCGGCCAAAAATGGCTTTAATTTGCAACCTGCGAGTAGCTTTCGTGATTTTGAACGTCAACAACTCATTTGGAACGGTAAATTTAACGGTGAACGCAAGGTTCATGATGATGAGGGAAACCCATTAAATTTAGCGTCGTTAGATGATTTGCAAAAAGCACAAGCCATTTTACGCTGGTCAGCGCTTCCAGGGGGAAGTCGTCATCATTGGGGAACAGAAATCGATATTTTTGATCCTGATCTTTTACCTCAAGGTCAATCATTACAACTTGAACCTTGGGAATATGAAAGCGGTGGCTATTTCTTTGAATTAAGTGAATTTCTCACTGAAAATCTACCGCACTTTGATTTTACTTTGCCATTTATAAGCCAACCTGAAGGTAAAAAAGTTGGTCGAGAGCCTTGGCATATTAGCTATTTACCTTTAGCAGAACAGGCATCACGATTATTTACGCCAGATGTGCTATTGCAGGTTTGGCAGAATGAAAATGTGGCAGGAAAAGAAACGTTAATTACGCATTTACCAGAGATTTTTGAGCAATATGTGGTTTAA
- the rapZ gene encoding RNase adapter RapZ: MEIIIISGRSGAGKSVALRALEDMGYYCVDNLPLDLLPQLTNILAKTQTAVAISLDIRNLPHSSADLDKILTDIQATYSVKIIFLDSDRSTLIRRYSDSRRLHPLSAQDLPLESAIDLEYQQLEPLIQHANFIIDTAPLSTHSLSERLREVLRGNTDKELKIVVESFGFKYGIPLDADYVFDVRFLPNPHWNPELRPMTGLDEPVAQFLLAHDEVNNFIYQTRNYIEAWLPMLEQNNRSYLTIAIGCTGGKHRSVYIAQQIGEYFQAKGKNVKIQHKSLEKNKKN; the protein is encoded by the coding sequence ATGGAAATTATTATTATCAGCGGTCGCTCCGGCGCGGGGAAATCTGTCGCATTACGAGCTTTGGAAGATATGGGCTATTATTGCGTGGATAATCTCCCTCTCGATTTACTTCCTCAACTCACCAATATTCTCGCCAAAACTCAAACGGCTGTTGCCATCAGCCTCGATATTCGAAATCTTCCCCATTCAAGTGCTGATTTAGACAAGATTCTGACAGATATTCAAGCCACTTATTCCGTCAAAATCATCTTTCTAGATAGCGATCGCAGTACACTTATTCGCCGTTACAGCGATTCACGTCGTCTTCATCCACTTTCAGCACAAGATCTCCCACTTGAATCAGCGATTGATCTAGAATATCAACAGCTTGAGCCTTTAATTCAACATGCTAATTTTATTATTGATACCGCACCACTTTCTACTCATTCATTATCTGAACGGTTAAGAGAAGTTTTACGCGGTAATACAGATAAAGAACTTAAAATCGTGGTTGAATCGTTTGGCTTTAAATATGGTATTCCGCTTGATGCCGATTACGTCTTTGATGTGCGTTTTCTACCTAACCCGCACTGGAACCCAGAACTGCGCCCAATGACGGGGCTTGATGAACCTGTTGCACAATTTTTACTTGCGCATGATGAAGTGAATAATTTTATCTACCAAACACGCAATTACATTGAAGCATGGTTACCGATGTTAGAGCAAAATAACCGAAGCTATCTCACTATTGCCATCGGCTGTACAGGAGGTAAACATCGTTCTGTTTACATTGCTCAACAAATTGGTGAATATTTCCAAGCCAAAGGCAAGAATGTGAAAATTCAACATAAATCCTTGGAAAAGAATAAAAAGAATTAA
- the ptsN gene encoding PTS IIA-like nitrogen regulatory protein PtsN, whose translation MKFTTLLSPDDIRQGVAFSSKKRLFESIAAFVVEKLHCENGEQACFECLFEREKLGNSGLGNGVAMPKAKLPTTVSDKILTVFMQLETPVEYDAADNKPVDIVFAVLVPENHCQEYIPVLAELNEKLTDKNLIKQLRSAQSTDEIWQIFECADHSEESEDDTNLDNIEPQEV comes from the coding sequence ATGAAATTTACGACATTGCTCTCCCCTGATGATATTCGTCAGGGGGTTGCTTTTTCTAGCAAGAAACGATTATTTGAATCTATTGCCGCTTTCGTTGTGGAAAAACTTCACTGCGAAAATGGTGAACAGGCTTGTTTTGAATGTTTATTTGAGCGGGAAAAATTAGGTAATTCAGGATTAGGCAATGGCGTCGCTATGCCTAAAGCTAAGTTACCTACTACTGTCTCAGATAAGATCCTAACAGTATTTATGCAATTAGAAACGCCTGTCGAATATGATGCTGCCGATAATAAGCCGGTAGATATCGTTTTTGCTGTGCTCGTACCCGAAAATCACTGTCAAGAATATATTCCTGTTCTGGCAGAACTCAATGAAAAATTAACTGATAAAAACTTAATTAAACAACTTCGTTCAGCACAAAGTACGGATGAAATTTGGCAAATTTTTGAATGTGCCGATCATTCAGAGGAATCTGAAGACGACACAAATTTAGATAATATTGAACCTCAAGAGGTATAA
- the lptB gene encoding LPS export ABC transporter ATP-binding protein: protein MSVLQAEFLAKSYKSRKVVSDVSLTVNSNEIVGLLGPNGAGKTTTFYMVVGLVRHDQGKITIDGDDISVLPMHERARRGIGYLPQEASIFRRLTVYENLMAVLEIRKDLTAEQRRERADELIDEFNISHIRDSLGQSLSGGERRRVEIARALAANPKFILLDEPFAGVDPISVTDIKKIITDLRNRGLGVLITDHNVRETLDVCERAYIVGEGKIIATGTPEEVMNDEHVKRVYLGEQFKL from the coding sequence ATGTCTGTATTACAAGCTGAATTCCTCGCAAAAAGCTATAAAAGCCGAAAAGTGGTTTCTGATGTGAGTTTAACCGTAAACTCCAATGAAATTGTTGGCCTACTTGGTCCAAATGGTGCGGGTAAAACCACTACTTTCTACATGGTCGTCGGTTTAGTGCGTCACGATCAGGGAAAAATCACCATTGATGGCGATGATATTAGCGTATTACCTATGCATGAACGTGCACGTCGAGGAATTGGCTATTTACCACAAGAAGCCTCTATTTTCCGTCGTTTAACAGTCTATGAAAACCTCATGGCGGTATTAGAAATTCGTAAAGATCTCACTGCAGAACAACGCCGAGAGAGAGCGGATGAGTTAATTGATGAGTTCAATATTAGCCATATTCGTGATAGCCTGGGGCAATCTCTTTCAGGTGGTGAACGTCGTCGAGTGGAGATTGCACGCGCCTTAGCGGCAAATCCAAAATTTATTTTATTAGATGAACCTTTTGCCGGTGTCGACCCTATTTCGGTTACGGATATTAAGAAAATCATCACGGATCTCCGCAATCGTGGTTTAGGCGTGTTAATTACCGACCATAACGTACGCGAAACCCTTGATGTTTGTGAACGCGCTTACATTGTTGGCGAAGGGAAAATTATCGCAACCGGCACACCGGAAGAAGTCATGAATGATGAGCACGTTAAACGTGTCTATTTAGGCGAACAATTTAAACTATAA
- the lptA gene encoding lipopolysaccharide transport periplasmic protein LptA, with translation MKSTNNKILLLTALMMTSLSAFALKDDTNKPINIVSDNQSLDMENSVVTFTDNVVITQGSILIKANKVVITRPPENSGKKETVEAFGSPVTFHQQLDDGKPVDGKANKVHYDLGTEFLTLTGNAELKQLDSKINGERITYDVKKQQLKANGNGKSRVQTVLIPTQLQQKGKK, from the coding sequence ATGAAATCAACAAACAATAAAATTCTGCTTTTAACAGCGTTAATGATGACTTCTTTATCTGCTTTTGCGTTAAAAGATGATACTAATAAACCGATCAATATCGTCTCAGATAATCAATCTTTAGATATGGAAAACAGCGTGGTAACGTTTACGGATAACGTTGTGATTACACAAGGTTCCATTTTAATTAAAGCCAATAAAGTGGTTATTACTCGTCCGCCAGAAAATTCAGGCAAAAAAGAGACCGTCGAAGCATTTGGTAGCCCTGTTACTTTCCACCAGCAACTTGATGATGGTAAACCGGTTGACGGTAAAGCGAATAAAGTTCACTACGATTTAGGTACTGAATTTTTAACATTGACCGGTAATGCTGAATTAAAACAATTGGATAGCAAAATTAACGGTGAACGCATCACTTATGATGTGAAAAAACAACAGTTAAAAGCCAATGGTAATGGAAAATCACGTGTGCAAACCGTCTTAATTCCTACCCAATTACAACAAAAAGGTAAAAAATAA
- the lptC gene encoding LPS export ABC transporter periplasmic protein LptC, with amino-acid sequence MNIRWNIILGVIALALLGWYYSLNQDHGDLQSLIKKPDSPEYVGNKMETTVFSPEGKKQYLAISDKVEYYTQDGHTDFISPLVYLFDVSLDNKDKEAKTDKIQLEKQNWKLSAQKAKLTKDQMLYLEGGVVAESLDPLSRLQRVETEAAIINLKTQDITSDTQVKINGLNFNSSGLKLVGNLRQQVATLKEQVKTYYEINKQ; translated from the coding sequence ATGAATATTCGTTGGAATATTATTTTAGGTGTCATCGCCCTGGCTTTATTAGGCTGGTATTATTCGCTTAATCAAGATCATGGTGATTTACAAAGCCTAATTAAAAAGCCTGATAGCCCGGAATACGTCGGTAATAAAATGGAAACCACTGTATTCTCACCTGAAGGTAAAAAACAGTATCTCGCGATTTCCGACAAAGTGGAATATTACACACAAGACGGTCATACGGATTTTATTTCGCCGTTAGTCTATCTTTTTGATGTCTCTTTGGACAATAAAGATAAAGAAGCGAAAACCGATAAAATTCAATTAGAAAAACAAAATTGGAAACTTAGCGCGCAAAAGGCAAAATTAACAAAAGATCAAATGCTCTATCTTGAAGGTGGTGTGGTTGCCGAGAGTCTTGATCCTTTATCTCGCCTACAACGTGTTGAGACTGAAGCCGCAATAATTAATTTAAAAACACAAGACATTACTTCCGATACACAAGTAAAAATTAACGGATTAAACTTTAATTCTAGCGGATTGAAGCTCGTCGGAAATTTACGTCAGCAAGTTGCAACTCTAAAGGAACAGGTAAAAACATATTATGAAATCAACAAACAATAA
- the yjgA gene encoding ribosome biogenesis factor YjgA gives MAKRKKKEAFDWEDEDQEEIIWVSKSEIKRDAEDLKQLGEKLVNLTKANLTKVPLDDSLKDAIELAQRLQKEARRRQLQYIGKLLRSIDAEPIREALEKIENKHNQQQAMLHKLEILRDELIAKGDAALTDLLNEHPSADRQHLRNLIRAAQKEKEQNKPSKAYREIYQILKTLILED, from the coding sequence ATGGCAAAACGTAAGAAAAAAGAAGCCTTTGATTGGGAAGATGAAGACCAAGAAGAGATTATTTGGGTAAGTAAAAGTGAAATCAAACGCGACGCTGAGGATTTAAAACAGCTCGGCGAGAAATTGGTGAACTTAACCAAAGCAAATCTGACTAAGGTTCCACTAGACGATAGCTTGAAAGATGCCATTGAATTAGCGCAACGTCTACAAAAAGAGGCACGTCGTCGCCAATTGCAATACATCGGCAAGCTCTTACGCTCAATTGATGCAGAGCCTATTCGTGAAGCTTTAGAAAAAATTGAAAACAAACATAATCAGCAACAAGCTATGCTGCATAAGTTAGAAATCTTACGTGATGAATTGATTGCAAAAGGTGATGCGGCTCTGACTGATTTGTTAAATGAACATCCTTCTGCAGACCGCCAACACTTACGTAATTTGATTCGTGCAGCACAAAAAGAGAAGGAACAAAATAAGCCATCAAAAGCTTATCGCGAGATTTATCAGATCTTAAAAACACTCATTTTAGAAGACTAA
- the pmbA gene encoding metalloprotease PmbA: MKTAENLTALLKSQEQTLRDAVSFAIETAQKAGATAEVGVTKVSGLSVSTRLQEIENVEFTNDGALGISVYLGQQKGNASTSDLSEEAIKNTVEAALAIAKYTSPDDCTGLADKELMAFEAPDLALYHSANVDVEQATKLALEAEKSALEYDAKIVNSNGASFNSHTGVRVYGNTHGMLQSYLSSRYSLSCSVIGGELDQLENDYEYTVSREFDALSPADWVGQNCAKKVIARLNPQKLTTREVPVIFLNDVATGLISHLTGAISGGSLYRKSSFLLDHLGKQVLPDWFQISERPHLLKRLASTPFDSEGVRTQDLEIIQDGVLQTYLLTSYSGRKMGMQSTGHAGGIHNWLVKPNLTGGLTALLRQMGTGLLVTDVMGQGVNIVTGDYSRGAAGFWVENGEIQYPVAEITIAGQLQDMLKNIVAVADDVEHRSNIQTGSILLDKMKISGN; this comes from the coding sequence ATGAAAACAGCAGAAAATTTAACCGCACTTTTAAAATCTCAAGAGCAAACATTGCGTGATGCAGTCAGTTTTGCGATTGAAACCGCACAGAAAGCGGGTGCCACCGCTGAAGTTGGCGTGACAAAAGTCAGTGGTTTATCGGTTTCAACCCGTCTGCAAGAGATTGAAAATGTTGAATTTACTAATGATGGGGCATTAGGCATTTCTGTTTATTTAGGCCAACAAAAAGGCAATGCCTCGACCTCAGATTTAAGCGAAGAAGCCATTAAAAACACCGTTGAAGCAGCGCTTGCTATTGCAAAATATACCTCGCCAGATGATTGTACAGGGCTAGCGGACAAAGAATTAATGGCTTTTGAAGCACCCGATTTAGCGCTTTATCATAGTGCAAATGTTGATGTCGAACAGGCTACAAAATTAGCTTTAGAAGCTGAAAAATCAGCGTTGGAATACGATGCTAAAATTGTGAATAGTAATGGCGCAAGCTTTAATTCGCATACTGGTGTGCGTGTTTATGGTAATACACATGGCATGCTACAAAGTTACTTATCTAGCCGCTATTCTTTATCCTGTTCGGTGATTGGTGGCGAGCTAGATCAACTTGAAAATGACTACGAATATACAGTTTCACGTGAGTTTGATGCGCTTTCTCCAGCGGATTGGGTAGGACAGAATTGTGCAAAAAAAGTGATTGCGCGTTTAAATCCACAAAAATTAACGACACGTGAAGTGCCGGTGATTTTCTTAAATGATGTAGCAACAGGATTAATCTCTCATTTAACGGGCGCGATTAGTGGCGGCAGCTTATATCGTAAATCCAGTTTCTTGCTCGATCATCTTGGAAAACAAGTATTGCCAGATTGGTTCCAAATTAGTGAGCGTCCGCATTTGTTAAAACGTTTAGCCTCCACGCCTTTTGATAGCGAAGGGGTGCGAACACAGGATCTTGAAATTATTCAAGATGGCGTATTGCAAACCTATTTGCTCACCAGTTACAGCGGTAGAAAAATGGGCATGCAAAGTACCGGTCATGCAGGCGGTATTCATAACTGGCTTGTGAAACCAAATTTAACGGGCGGATTGACCGCACTTTTACGTCAAATGGGCACCGGTTTATTGGTGACAGATGTCATGGGGCAAGGCGTAAATATTGTGACGGGGGATTATTCCCGTGGCGCAGCAGGCTTCTGGGTGGAGAATGGCGAGATCCAATATCCAGTTGCTGAAATTACGATTGCGGGTCAATTGCAGGATATGTTAAAAAATATTGTGGCAGTAGCAGATGATGTTGAACATCGTTCCAATATTCAAACCGGTTCAATCTTGTTAGATAAGATGAAAATTTCAGGAAATTAA
- the hpt gene encoding hypoxanthine phosphoribosyltransferase, with protein MKKHHVDIMISEADVRSRIAELGAEITHFYQQKAIDKLIVVGLLRGSFMFMADLVRELKLPVEVEFMTTSSYGAGMTSNHDVKITKDLEGDIRNEHVLIVEDIIDTGYTLEKVRGILNLRDPASLAICTLLDKPSRREVEVPVEWIGFSIPDEFVVGYGIDYAQRYRNLGYIGKVVIDE; from the coding sequence ATGAAAAAACACCACGTCGATATTATGATTTCAGAAGCGGATGTCCGTAGTCGCATAGCTGAACTTGGCGCGGAAATTACGCATTTTTATCAACAAAAAGCCATTGATAAACTGATTGTTGTTGGGCTTTTACGTGGTTCATTTATGTTCATGGCCGATCTCGTGCGTGAATTAAAATTACCGGTAGAAGTGGAGTTTATGACCACATCAAGTTATGGCGCTGGGATGACAAGCAATCACGATGTGAAAATTACGAAAGATCTCGAGGGCGATATTCGCAATGAACACGTGCTGATTGTTGAGGACATTATTGATACGGGCTATACCCTTGAAAAAGTACGTGGCATTTTAAATTTACGCGATCCTGCAAGCTTGGCGATTTGTACCTTATTAGATAAACCTTCTCGCCGAGAAGTGGAAGTACCGGTTGAATGGATTGGTTTTTCTATTCCGGATGAATTTGTTGTCGGCTATGGTATTGATTATGCTCAACGTTATCGTAATCTAGGCTATATTGGCAAAGTGGTTATAGACGAATAA
- the der gene encoding ribosome biogenesis GTPase Der: MTTPVVALVGRPNVGKSTLFNRLTRTRDALVADFPGLTRDRKYGHANISGYDFIVIDTGGIDGTEEGVEEKMAEQSLLAIEEADVVLFLVDARAGLTAADIGIANYLRQRTNKTTVVVANKTDGIDADSHCAEFYQLGLGEIEQIAASQGRGVTQLMEQVLAPLAEKLQENEAENDRTSDEEEKDEWDHEFDFDSEEDTSLIDEALDEELEEEQDKNIKIAIVGRPNVGKSTLTNRILGEDRVVVYDMPGTTRDSIYIPMERDGQQYTLIDTAGVRKRGKVHLAVEKFSVIKTLQAIQDANVVLLTIDARENISDQDLSLLGFILNAGRSLVIVVNKWDGLDQDVKDRVKSELDRRLDFIDFARVHFISALHGSGVGNLFDSIKEAYACATQKMTTSLLTRILQMATDEHQPPMIGGRRIKLKYAHPGGYNPPIIVVHGNQMDKLPDSYKRYLSNYYRKSLKIIGSPIRLLFQEGSNPFAGRKNKLTPNQLRKRKRLMKFIKKAKR, from the coding sequence ATGACAACTCCTGTCGTTGCCTTAGTGGGTCGCCCAAACGTAGGTAAATCCACCCTATTCAACCGTTTAACCCGTACTCGCGATGCGCTTGTCGCTGACTTCCCTGGTTTAACCCGAGATCGTAAATACGGTCATGCCAATATTTCTGGCTATGATTTCATTGTGATCGATACCGGCGGTATTGATGGCACTGAAGAAGGCGTTGAAGAAAAAATGGCGGAACAATCCTTATTAGCGATTGAAGAAGCCGATGTAGTGCTTTTCTTAGTGGATGCGCGTGCAGGTTTAACAGCTGCAGACATTGGCATTGCCAACTACTTACGCCAACGCACTAATAAAACAACCGTCGTGGTGGCAAACAAAACTGATGGTATCGATGCTGATTCACACTGTGCGGAATTCTATCAATTAGGCTTAGGTGAAATTGAACAAATTGCTGCATCACAAGGCCGTGGCGTGACTCAATTAATGGAGCAAGTACTTGCACCTTTAGCGGAAAAATTACAAGAAAACGAAGCAGAAAATGACCGCACTTCTGATGAAGAAGAAAAAGATGAATGGGATCACGAATTTGACTTCGATTCAGAAGAAGATACTTCATTGATTGATGAAGCATTAGACGAAGAGCTTGAAGAAGAACAAGATAAAAATATCAAAATTGCGATTGTAGGCCGTCCAAACGTTGGTAAATCGACATTAACCAATCGTATTTTAGGTGAAGATCGCGTGGTGGTTTACGACATGCCAGGCACAACACGTGACAGTATCTACATTCCAATGGAACGCGATGGGCAACAATACACCTTGATTGATACAGCGGGTGTGCGTAAACGTGGTAAAGTGCATTTAGCCGTTGAGAAATTCTCTGTTATTAAAACCTTGCAAGCAATTCAAGATGCAAACGTGGTATTACTCACAATTGATGCGCGTGAAAATATTTCAGACCAAGATCTCTCTCTACTTGGCTTTATCTTAAATGCAGGACGCTCACTCGTGATCGTCGTGAATAAATGGGACGGCTTAGATCAAGATGTGAAAGATCGCGTCAAATCTGAATTAGATCGCCGTCTTGATTTCATCGACTTTGCCCGTGTGCATTTTATTTCTGCTTTACACGGCAGTGGCGTGGGGAATCTTTTTGATTCGATTAAAGAAGCTTATGCTTGTGCGACACAAAAAATGACGACGTCCCTTCTCACCCGAATCTTACAAATGGCAACGGATGAGCACCAACCACCAATGATTGGCGGTCGTCGTATTAAATTAAAATATGCTCACCCAGGTGGTTATAACCCACCAATTATCGTGGTGCATGGTAACCAAATGGATAAATTACCGGATTCATACAAACGTTATTTATCTAATTATTATCGTAAGAGTTTGAAAATTATTGGTTCGCCAATTCGCTTGCTATTCCAAGAAGGTTCAAACCCATTCGCGGGTAGAAAAAATAAACTCACACCAAACCAATTACGTAAACGTAAACGCTTAATGAAGTTTATCAAAAAAGCGAAACGCTAA
- the dnaQ gene encoding DNA polymerase III subunit epsilon, whose protein sequence is MINPDRQIVLDTETTGMNQIGAHYEGHCIIEIGAVEMINRKYTGNNFHIYIKPDRLVDPDAIKVHGITDEMLADKPDFKTIAQDFIEYIRGAELLIHNAPFDVGFMDYEFRKLGLDIKTTDICLVTDTLQMARQMYPGKRNSLDALCDRLGIDNSKRTLHGALLDAEILADVYLSMTGGQTSLFDEEHADSSIIQAGANMQDLQSVVNFSQNLKVLQPTDDELQAHLDFIKLVNKKSDGKCFWSIRAGDETSH, encoded by the coding sequence ATGATAAATCCGGATCGCCAGATTGTACTGGATACTGAAACCACCGGTATGAACCAAATTGGTGCGCATTACGAAGGACATTGCATTATTGAAATTGGCGCGGTGGAAATGATCAACCGTAAATATACGGGCAACAATTTTCACATTTATATTAAGCCGGATCGTTTGGTTGATCCCGATGCCATTAAAGTTCACGGTATTACGGATGAAATGCTGGCGGATAAACCGGATTTCAAAACAATTGCACAAGACTTTATTGAATACATTCGTGGTGCTGAACTACTGATTCACAACGCCCCCTTCGACGTGGGCTTTATGGACTATGAATTCCGTAAACTTGGGTTAGATATCAAAACAACCGACATTTGCCTGGTTACCGATACGTTGCAAATGGCTCGCCAAATGTACCCGGGAAAACGTAATAGCTTAGATGCGTTGTGTGATCGTTTAGGTATTGATAACAGCAAACGAACACTCCACGGTGCGTTACTGGATGCGGAGATTTTGGCTGACGTTTATTTATCCATGACGGGCGGTCAAACCAGTCTATTTGATGAAGAGCATGCGGATAGTTCAATTATCCAAGCTGGTGCTAATATGCAAGATCTTCAAAGTGTAGTCAATTTTTCGCAAAATTTAAAAGTGTTACAACCCACTGATGATGAACTCCAAGCCCATTTGGATTTCATTAAATTGGTCAATAAAAAAAGCGATGGCAAATGTTTTTGGTCTATTCGTGCGGGTGACGAAACCTCACATTAA
- the rnhA gene encoding ribonuclease HI, whose translation MQKQIEIFTDGSCLGNPGAGGIGIVLRYKQHEKHISKGYFKTTNNRMELRAVIEALNSLKEPCHVTLYSDSQYMKNGITQWIYNWKKNNWKASTGKTVKNQDLWIALDQAIQIHNIDWQWVKGHSGHRENEICDELAKQGAENPTFEDIGYEG comes from the coding sequence ATGCAAAAACAGATTGAAATTTTTACGGATGGATCTTGCCTAGGCAATCCAGGAGCCGGTGGCATAGGGATTGTCCTGCGCTATAAACAGCACGAAAAACATATTTCAAAAGGGTATTTCAAAACCACCAATAATCGCATGGAATTACGAGCAGTGATTGAGGCTTTAAATAGCTTAAAAGAACCTTGCCATGTGACGCTTTATAGCGATAGCCAATATATGAAAAATGGCATCACACAATGGATTTACAATTGGAAGAAAAACAATTGGAAAGCCAGCACGGGCAAAACGGTAAAAAATCAGGATTTATGGATTGCGTTAGATCAGGCGATTCAAATCCATAACATTGATTGGCAGTGGGTAAAAGGCCATTCAGGCCATCGTGAAAATGAAATTTGTGATGAATTAGCCAAACAAGGGGCAGAAAATCCAACCTTCGAAGATATTGGTTACGAAGGCTAG
- the tesB gene encoding acyl-CoA thioesterase II gives MSDKLNQLIELLKLEKIDDLIFRGASEDLGFRQVFGGQVVAQSLSAAMQVAPPERVLHSCHAYFLAPGDSQYPIIYDVETLREGRNFSALRVKAIQHKNVICHVTASFQVPEEGFDHQSAMPQVPGPEQCIDEHEIMLKVAQTLPESLSEKFAQERPFQIHSRYLNNPFDGRELPPEQYAWFKTNGEAPLDLQTQQCLLAYFSDFHCILTALHPHGKGFLQKGMKVATIDHSIWFHRPFNLNNWHLHAIESNNAFAGRGLARGQIFAVDGTLIATTQQEGLIRYQE, from the coding sequence ATGTCGGATAAATTAAATCAACTCATCGAATTGTTAAAACTAGAAAAAATTGATGATCTTATCTTTCGCGGTGCGAGTGAAGACTTAGGTTTTCGTCAAGTGTTTGGCGGTCAAGTAGTCGCTCAATCTCTGTCTGCTGCAATGCAGGTTGCCCCACCAGAGCGCGTACTCCATTCTTGTCATGCTTACTTTTTAGCACCTGGCGACAGTCAATACCCGATTATTTATGACGTGGAAACTTTACGTGAAGGACGTAACTTTTCTGCATTACGCGTAAAAGCCATTCAGCATAAAAATGTGATTTGCCACGTCACCGCCTCATTTCAAGTACCTGAAGAAGGTTTCGATCATCAATCCGCTATGCCACAAGTACCAGGCCCTGAGCAATGTATTGATGAACACGAAATCATGTTAAAAGTAGCGCAGACTTTGCCTGAAAGCTTGAGTGAAAAATTTGCTCAAGAACGACCATTTCAGATTCATAGCCGATATTTGAACAATCCATTTGATGGTCGTGAACTGCCGCCTGAACAATATGCTTGGTTTAAAACCAATGGAGAGGCACCATTAGATTTGCAAACTCAACAATGTCTCTTGGCCTATTTTTCTGATTTCCACTGTATTTTGACCGCACTTCACCCACATGGGAAAGGCTTTTTACAGAAAGGGATGAAAGTGGCTACAATCGACCACAGTATTTGGTTCCACCGCCCTTTCAATTTAAATAATTGGCACTTACATGCTATTGAAAGTAACAATGCTTTTGCGGGACGAGGTTTAGCAAGAGGACAAATTTTTGCTGTAGACGGCACATTAATAGCCACCACACAGCAAGAAGGATTAATTCGTTATCAAGAATAA